In a genomic window of Thermincola ferriacetica:
- a CDS encoding FapA family protein yields MPGQSSILVTGKTVKEAQTKALKLLNAREDETVTEILSEGRRGFLGLGAVPAKVRVSLKEEVLKERELEGILADLDIGAATHDRNGRYEPNRSGQEWGENGSTGLKSGDIVERETGKPPQTDSKDIQVGLAGIKEGRFFVINPSGDQYAVVKPGEHIRLIVNGNEVEGESIISEEDEIKIDLLHEEPQSDLELKISPDKLAAYLRLATKPGVKYKLKDQPAAPRLTLLTEVEEILELPPPTPEEVRKFLENQEVVKGIIDDAIQEVIENPNSKESFLVAQGQRPVDGVHAYVIYPFLEKSKNNERGSLFENDKLVSVKKGDIVALKVPMQEGKDGWAVTGEVIQARSPVDCQINVRKGCEVTEDGMRAVATIDGRPYLETSGQVTYVSVDPIYVVQEVNAATGNIKFVGDIEVKGDVTDGCLIEADGNVEVFGDVSQATIRAGASIVVHKSVFGSTLIAGGRAALYTSILPNLAEIRDILENMHFTGEQSKDYLAVGPAGDGAVIQFLVDSFYRELPKKVQWLSDIITRASLSVSEEISRVVDTLRRNFCGLNASRIKDFTYLKELQSAVEKAMDYIEQYSKKAEFIKAKYVQNSSLMSSGDVVIEGQGCYISNINAGGRVDICGEPGVARGIKVVAGSEINVVDIGSDFDSQTLLKIKEKGRITAELINADVVVQIGREKYRVDKPSRKFTAYLNPEGRLTVNKLLADGNCSNQ; encoded by the coding sequence TCCCCGCCAAGGTGCGGGTTTCTCTAAAAGAAGAAGTGCTTAAAGAACGCGAATTGGAGGGTATTCTGGCAGACCTTGACATTGGGGCTGCAACCCATGACAGAAACGGCCGGTATGAACCGAACAGGAGCGGGCAGGAGTGGGGAGAAAATGGCAGTACCGGTTTAAAAAGCGGGGACATAGTCGAGAGGGAGACAGGAAAGCCTCCCCAAACAGATAGTAAAGACATTCAGGTTGGTTTGGCAGGGATTAAAGAAGGCCGGTTTTTTGTTATTAATCCTTCCGGGGACCAATACGCTGTCGTTAAGCCGGGTGAGCACATAAGATTAATTGTCAACGGCAATGAGGTCGAAGGAGAATCCATCATTTCAGAGGAAGATGAGATCAAAATAGATTTATTGCATGAAGAGCCGCAATCTGATCTGGAATTAAAAATATCCCCCGATAAACTGGCCGCTTATCTGCGATTAGCTACCAAGCCGGGGGTAAAATATAAATTGAAGGACCAGCCGGCTGCCCCCAGGCTAACTTTACTTACGGAAGTTGAAGAAATATTGGAACTTCCCCCACCTACCCCGGAAGAAGTCAGGAAATTTTTGGAGAACCAGGAAGTAGTTAAGGGTATTATAGATGATGCCATTCAGGAGGTAATAGAAAACCCTAACAGCAAGGAGAGCTTCCTTGTGGCACAGGGACAAAGGCCTGTGGATGGGGTACATGCTTATGTAATTTATCCTTTTCTGGAAAAAAGTAAAAATAATGAAAGGGGCAGCTTGTTCGAAAACGACAAACTGGTGTCGGTAAAAAAGGGTGATATCGTAGCCTTAAAAGTACCGATGCAGGAAGGAAAAGACGGTTGGGCTGTGACGGGCGAGGTTATTCAGGCCAGGAGCCCGGTAGATTGCCAGATTAACGTAAGAAAAGGCTGTGAAGTTACAGAGGATGGAATGCGGGCTGTGGCAACCATTGATGGCCGCCCTTATTTGGAGACCAGCGGCCAGGTGACTTATGTTTCTGTTGATCCAATTTATGTGGTGCAGGAGGTCAATGCTGCTACAGGCAATATAAAGTTTGTCGGCGATATAGAAGTTAAAGGCGATGTAACGGATGGTTGTCTTATCGAAGCTGATGGTAATGTAGAGGTATTCGGCGACGTGTCGCAGGCCACCATACGGGCGGGGGCCAGCATTGTAGTACATAAGTCGGTATTCGGCAGTACTCTAATTGCCGGGGGACGGGCAGCATTATATACTTCTATCCTTCCGAATTTGGCGGAAATACGGGATATATTGGAGAATATGCATTTTACCGGTGAACAGTCAAAGGACTATTTAGCGGTCGGGCCCGCCGGTGATGGCGCTGTTATTCAGTTTCTGGTAGATAGTTTTTACCGGGAATTACCGAAAAAAGTGCAGTGGCTGTCCGATATCATTACCCGCGCAAGCCTTTCAGTGAGTGAAGAGATATCACGGGTAGTTGATACCCTGAGGAGAAATTTCTGCGGCTTAAATGCCAGTAGGATAAAAGACTTTACCTACCTCAAAGAACTGCAATCCGCTGTGGAAAAGGCAATGGACTATATTGAACAATATAGTAAGAAAGCTGAATTTATCAAAGCGAAATATGTGCAAAATTCCTCGCTTATGTCCAGTGGCGATGTCGTAATAGAAGGACAGGGCTGCTATATTTCTAATATAAATGCCGGGGGAAGGGTCGATATTTGCGGTGAGCCGGGTGTGGCCAGAGGCATTAAAGTAGTAGCAGGCAGCGAAATAAATGTAGTTGATATAGGTTCCGATTTTGATTCGCAAACTTTACTCAAAATTAAGGAAAAGGGCCGGATAACTGCCGAATTAATTAATGCCGATGTGGTGGTGCAAATAGGCAGGGAGAAATACAGGGTAGACAAGCCTTCCCGCAAGTTTACCGCTTACCTCAATCCAGAAGGTCGTTTGACCGTGAATAAGCTCCTGGCTGATGGAAACTGTTCTAATCAGTAA
- a CDS encoding ANTAR domain-containing response regulator, translated as MHELRIMIADPDVDFCKYLREKLVQAGYIVVAEASEARSALHMIFSSQPDVALINARFHGQDGLDISYFLEEHRIAPVILMADYDDYEILSYVLGHWVFGYLVKPIDFATLIPNMEIAVANYRRLLNLEAEIKKLKENLENRKLIEKAKGILADMLGFTEEEALKFLQKISMDKCMPMKKVALKIIAKYGQAQNGRE; from the coding sequence ATGCACGAACTAAGGATCATGATAGCTGACCCGGATGTAGATTTCTGTAAATACCTCAGGGAAAAACTGGTCCAGGCGGGATACATTGTCGTAGCCGAAGCTTCCGAAGCTCGCAGCGCCCTCCATATGATTTTCAGCAGCCAGCCTGATGTGGCCCTGATCAATGCCCGTTTTCATGGCCAGGACGGCTTGGATATTTCCTATTTTCTTGAAGAGCACCGCATAGCCCCAGTAATCTTAATGGCTGACTACGATGATTATGAGATTCTCTCTTATGTGCTGGGACATTGGGTTTTTGGCTATTTGGTAAAGCCCATTGATTTTGCGACCCTTATTCCTAACATGGAAATTGCCGTGGCAAATTATCGCAGGCTGCTCAACCTGGAAGCCGAAATTAAAAAGCTTAAAGAGAACCTGGAGAACCGGAAGTTGATAGAAAAGGCCAAAGGCATCCTGGCCGATATGTTGGGTTTTACCGAGGAAGAAGCCTTGAAGTTTTTGCAGAAAATTAGTATGGACAAGTGTATGCCTATGAAAAAAGTGGCTTTAAAAATAATTGCCAAATATGGACAGGCCCAAAACGGCAGGGAGTAA
- a CDS encoding FMN-binding glutamate synthase family protein: MSYSKGINATAATLTKLRTGDSNCPFSGMCVTCLDGCPGLCEIGKSSIRGKETLYPQPFGKITAAAEKDYPVDYSHFNIAGTAVGAHGIAADPDVATFPNVNIESAVGAYGDLPLRLPIVIAGMGSTNVAADNWEHLAAGAAISGVGIVIGENVVGMDPKSEIKNGKVVKAPNLEKRVKDFQNWYNGKGFVAVQANVEDTRLGVQEFALEKLGVEVVELKWGQGAKDIGGEVKLNTLERAKQLYSRGYIVLPNPEDPEVEKAFKAGAFTEFERHSRIGMVTEDSFHARVKQLREAGAKYVFLKTGAYRAADLARAVKFASDAKIDLLTVDGAGGGTGMSPWRMMNEWGIPTLYIQALLTRYLDKLAAKGAFVPKVAIAGGFTLEDHMFKALAMSAPYVKAVGMARSPLTAAMVGKTVGEAVKQGKVPNEYKKYGETLEQVFIYAHELKNRLGKDFDKLPVGAVGVYTYFERLAQGLRQLMCGARKFALEYITRDDIFALTKEAAEITGIKYVMEHDAEEAEKILG; this comes from the coding sequence ATGAGCTACAGTAAAGGAATCAATGCTACTGCAGCAACACTGACAAAATTACGCACAGGGGACAGTAACTGTCCTTTCAGCGGGATGTGCGTAACCTGTCTGGACGGGTGTCCGGGACTTTGCGAAATTGGAAAATCTTCCATAAGGGGTAAAGAAACCCTGTACCCGCAGCCTTTCGGTAAGATTACCGCTGCTGCTGAAAAAGATTACCCGGTGGATTATTCACATTTCAACATTGCGGGTACTGCAGTCGGCGCTCATGGAATTGCCGCTGACCCCGACGTGGCCACTTTCCCGAATGTAAACATTGAATCTGCTGTGGGCGCTTACGGTGACCTGCCCCTGCGTTTACCCATCGTGATTGCCGGGATGGGTTCAACAAACGTGGCTGCTGACAACTGGGAACACCTGGCTGCCGGCGCAGCTATCTCCGGAGTTGGGATTGTTATCGGTGAGAACGTTGTGGGCATGGACCCCAAGTCTGAAATCAAAAACGGCAAAGTAGTCAAAGCTCCGAACTTAGAAAAACGGGTCAAGGACTTCCAGAACTGGTATAATGGCAAAGGCTTTGTTGCGGTACAGGCTAACGTAGAAGACACCAGGCTTGGTGTTCAGGAGTTTGCCCTTGAGAAACTGGGCGTTGAAGTAGTTGAGCTGAAGTGGGGCCAGGGCGCCAAAGATATCGGTGGCGAGGTTAAGTTAAACACCCTTGAGCGCGCTAAGCAGCTTTACAGCAGGGGTTACATAGTACTGCCGAATCCTGAAGACCCGGAAGTAGAAAAAGCCTTTAAGGCCGGCGCTTTCACTGAATTTGAAAGGCATTCCCGTATAGGTATGGTTACCGAAGACAGTTTCCATGCGCGGGTTAAGCAATTGCGTGAAGCCGGCGCCAAGTATGTATTCCTGAAGACCGGCGCTTACAGGGCAGCAGACCTGGCCCGCGCCGTGAAGTTTGCTTCCGATGCGAAAATCGACCTGTTAACTGTAGACGGCGCCGGCGGCGGTACAGGTATGAGCCCGTGGAGAATGATGAACGAATGGGGTATCCCAACCCTCTATATCCAGGCTTTACTTACCAGGTACCTTGACAAGTTGGCTGCCAAAGGCGCCTTTGTACCTAAGGTTGCCATTGCCGGTGGGTTCACTTTAGAAGACCATATGTTTAAAGCTCTTGCCATGTCGGCGCCCTATGTGAAAGCTGTTGGTATGGCCCGTTCGCCGCTTACCGCCGCTATGGTTGGCAAGACTGTCGGCGAAGCTGTTAAACAGGGCAAAGTGCCTAATGAATACAAGAAATATGGCGAAACCCTGGAGCAGGTATTCATCTACGCTCATGAACTGAAAAACAGGCTAGGCAAAGACTTCGACAAACTCCCCGTTGGCGCTGTGGGTGTATATACTTACTTCGAACGTCTGGCTCAAGGCTTACGTCAATTGATGTGTGGCGCCCGGAAGTTTGCTCTGGAATACATCACCCGTGATGACATATTTGCTTTAACCAAAGAAGCTGCTGAAATTACGGGAATCAAGTATGTTATGGAGCACGATGCTGAAGAAGCTGAAAAGATACTCGGCTAA